The proteins below are encoded in one region of Streptomyces sp. NBC_00490:
- a CDS encoding ATP-binding protein has translation MIQQTVTVTGEPTATTHHFRLTFPTSRHGAHTARHAAERWLADQQDCPEVAAGDEGTATASLLIAELTANAALHGRVRGRHARLALTLTAGTLRIEVTDARGERLPAPTPDADGESGRGLLLVASLADAWGCEPHHPGGKTVWAECAQRRPARKGGA, from the coding sequence GTGATCCAGCAAACCGTCACCGTCACCGGTGAACCGACCGCCACCACCCACCACTTCCGCCTCACGTTCCCCACCAGCAGACACGGCGCCCACACCGCCCGCCACGCCGCCGAACGCTGGCTCGCCGACCAGCAGGACTGCCCGGAGGTCGCGGCCGGCGACGAGGGCACGGCCACGGCCTCCCTCCTCATCGCGGAACTCACCGCGAACGCCGCCCTGCACGGCCGTGTACGGGGCCGCCACGCCCGCCTCGCCCTGACCCTCACAGCCGGCACCCTGCGCATCGAGGTCACGGACGCCCGAGGCGAGCGTCTCCCCGCCCCGACGCCTGACGCGGACGGCGAGTCCGGACGTGGTCTGCTCCTCGTCGCCTCGCTCGCCGACGCCTGGGGCTGCGAGCCCCACCACCCCGGAGGGAAGACGGTGTGGGCGGAATGCGCCCAGCGCAGACCCGCGCGCAAGGGGGGCGCGTGA
- a CDS encoding GmrSD restriction endonuclease domain-containing protein: protein MQAKETLFADLVQGRAQQFQVPLYQRTYSWTEKQLRQLWGDILEQAELLERGEKASTHFLGSVVLAPSPQNEATFPRWLVVDGQQRLTTLSLALAAIRDHIADVEPDEAERIDEEYLINKRKNGSDRFRLLPTQADRAQFAAYVRGPLSEQAAGGAVAAAYGFFRRKLVEAADPAAPQDVLRIEEAITSRLTLVAVTAERADNVHRIFESLNNTGLKLSQADLLRNYLFMRLPTRGERIYETYWLPLQDSLSNDELEQLMWLQLVLDGDDRVRRQDLYAAQQQRFERGEVSEAEIEAYIRELYRRGALFRRLLHPEEETNEAVRAHLHRLDTWQAQVTYPALMLLLDRRERGELDSTDTARAMSYVESFLVRRMMCRVPTNNLNRIFQAVPGQLPLDVAVADGLHQLLSAENRFWPDDDELREKVRTAPFYKFGRGHQRKMVLQRLEESYEHPEPVDFATAQLTIEHVMPQSPGDEWLRMLSEDVVDGESAKDLHSRLQHTLGNLTLTAVNAELSNHPFERKQGLLQGSHLEMNRRIATTERWGADEIRARADELADRALALWPAPLRGVGRAERSRDWNLAHQVLAALPHGTWTSYGDLAAFIGSGAQAVGNHLANTPGVANAYRVLTSEGKVSEGFRWTPQDVGGDVRARLSADGVRFTANGAADPAQRLSADELASLVGEADGEEDATQRAPESQGEETRADRFYAQLVAENSDERRFFRRLATHDSPETVEAVRALFAHWEELGGSIHWVGNDTMSSAFLALGETIAPGRLIAPMSLMPGAGWAGWAHVDVQILAAHKPFTDHALRTEFLRRLNELEGVDLQERKPGPDPRFQLSVLEKHRNRELLVETLTWFRDRWESRGTD, encoded by the coding sequence GTGCAGGCGAAGGAGACGCTGTTCGCGGATCTCGTCCAGGGCAGGGCCCAGCAGTTCCAGGTGCCGCTCTATCAGCGGACGTACTCCTGGACGGAGAAGCAGCTCAGACAGTTGTGGGGCGACATCCTGGAGCAGGCCGAGCTGCTGGAGCGCGGGGAGAAGGCGAGTACGCACTTCCTGGGGTCCGTGGTGCTCGCGCCGTCGCCGCAGAACGAGGCGACGTTTCCCCGATGGCTCGTGGTCGACGGTCAGCAGCGGCTGACCACGCTCTCGCTCGCCCTGGCCGCGATCCGCGACCACATAGCGGACGTCGAGCCGGACGAGGCCGAGCGCATCGACGAGGAATACCTCATCAACAAGCGCAAGAACGGCAGCGATCGCTTCCGGCTACTGCCGACCCAGGCTGACCGGGCGCAGTTCGCGGCATACGTTCGCGGGCCGCTCTCGGAGCAGGCCGCCGGCGGAGCCGTCGCCGCCGCCTACGGCTTCTTCCGCCGCAAGCTCGTCGAGGCCGCCGATCCGGCCGCCCCGCAGGACGTGCTCCGCATCGAGGAGGCCATCACCTCCCGGCTCACGCTGGTGGCGGTGACAGCCGAGCGCGCGGACAACGTGCACCGCATCTTCGAGTCCCTCAACAACACCGGCCTCAAGCTGAGCCAGGCCGACCTGCTGCGCAACTACCTGTTCATGCGGCTGCCCACCCGCGGTGAGCGCATCTACGAGACCTACTGGCTTCCGCTGCAGGACAGTCTGAGCAACGACGAGCTGGAACAGCTCATGTGGCTTCAGTTGGTGCTCGACGGGGACGACCGGGTCCGCCGCCAGGACCTGTACGCGGCTCAGCAGCAGCGCTTCGAGCGGGGTGAGGTCAGCGAGGCGGAGATCGAGGCGTACATCAGGGAGTTGTACCGGCGCGGCGCCCTCTTCCGTCGGCTGCTCCACCCCGAGGAGGAGACGAACGAAGCGGTCCGCGCCCATCTGCACCGGCTGGACACCTGGCAGGCCCAGGTCACCTATCCCGCGCTGATGCTGCTGCTCGACCGGCGCGAGCGCGGGGAGCTTGACTCCACGGACACGGCCCGCGCGATGTCGTACGTCGAGAGCTTCCTGGTGCGCCGGATGATGTGCCGGGTGCCGACGAACAACCTGAACAGGATCTTCCAGGCAGTGCCCGGGCAGCTCCCGCTGGACGTGGCTGTCGCCGACGGGCTGCACCAGCTCCTCTCCGCCGAGAACCGCTTCTGGCCCGATGACGACGAGCTGCGTGAGAAGGTCCGGACGGCGCCCTTCTACAAGTTCGGCCGCGGGCACCAGCGCAAGATGGTGCTCCAGCGGTTGGAGGAGAGTTACGAGCATCCCGAACCGGTCGACTTCGCCACCGCGCAGCTCACCATCGAGCACGTCATGCCGCAGTCGCCGGGCGACGAGTGGCTCCGGATGTTGAGCGAGGACGTGGTCGACGGCGAGAGCGCGAAGGACCTGCACTCCCGGCTCCAGCACACGCTCGGGAACCTGACGCTCACCGCGGTCAACGCGGAGTTGTCCAATCATCCCTTCGAGCGCAAGCAGGGCCTGCTCCAGGGCAGCCACCTGGAGATGAACCGCCGCATCGCCACCACAGAGCGGTGGGGCGCGGACGAGATCCGCGCCCGTGCCGACGAACTCGCCGACCGCGCGCTCGCGCTGTGGCCGGCCCCGCTGCGCGGAGTCGGCCGAGCGGAGCGGAGCCGGGACTGGAACTTGGCCCACCAGGTGCTCGCGGCACTCCCCCACGGCACCTGGACGTCGTACGGCGATCTCGCGGCGTTCATCGGCTCCGGCGCCCAGGCCGTGGGCAACCATCTGGCCAATACGCCGGGGGTGGCCAACGCGTACCGGGTGCTCACTTCCGAGGGCAAGGTCTCCGAAGGCTTCCGCTGGACGCCTCAGGACGTGGGAGGAGACGTCCGCGCCCGGCTGAGCGCCGACGGTGTGCGCTTCACGGCCAACGGGGCAGCCGATCCGGCGCAGCGCCTCTCCGCCGACGAGCTTGCCTCGCTGGTCGGGGAAGCCGACGGCGAGGAGGACGCTACGCAGCGCGCCCCGGAGAGTCAGGGTGAGGAGACGCGCGCCGACCGGTTCTACGCTCAGCTCGTGGCGGAGAACTCCGACGAGAGGCGGTTCTTCCGGCGGCTCGCGACGCACGACTCCCCCGAGACCGTGGAAGCGGTGCGCGCGCTCTTCGCCCACTGGGAGGAACTCGGCGGCTCAATCCACTGGGTAGGAAACGACACCATGAGCAGCGCCTTCCTCGCGCTGGGTGAGACGATCGCCCCGGGCCGCTTGATCGCGCCGATGAGCCTCATGCCGGGCGCCGGGTGGGCTGGCTGGGCCCACGTCGACGTCCAGATTCTGGCCGCACACAAGCCTTTCACCGACCACGCCCTGCGTACCGAATTTCTCAGGCGCCTCAACGAACTTGAAGGTGTCGACCTCCAGGAGAGAAAGCCGGGGCCGGACCCCAGATTCCAGTTGTCCGTGCTGGAGAAGCACCGCAACCGTGAGCTGCTCGTCGAGACTCTGACGTGGTTCCGGGACCGCTGGGAGAGTCGGGGCACGGACTGA
- a CDS encoding ParA family protein, with protein MAPKAHVISTINLKGGVGKTTTTAGLAEFLSAEFRKRVLVVDLDPQTNLTTVLIGEERWEELNDEGYTLATLFKDALRPEDEPLEFDLEKTLQRNVSSVDAVTKVDLLPSSLDLIDVQDRLASMPRGRFHANNPTDLLRKAIRKIIDDYDYVLVDCPPNLGIVTLNGLRISEGYIIPTIPDVLSTYGIPQIQRRVRAFADDLGETIKEIGIVITKYKANSTVHWNTVRRLQGDKKLPAVLPTFIPEKNDIAGSAEFVGRGTLRQKYGYQGGFDAFRGMTQEFIELVEEKA; from the coding sequence ATGGCACCCAAAGCCCATGTCATCTCGACCATCAATCTGAAGGGCGGAGTCGGGAAGACCACGACCACGGCCGGACTCGCGGAGTTCCTCTCCGCGGAGTTCCGTAAGCGGGTCCTGGTGGTCGATCTCGACCCGCAGACCAATCTGACCACGGTCCTGATCGGGGAGGAGAGGTGGGAGGAACTCAACGACGAGGGATACACCCTGGCGACCCTGTTCAAGGATGCCCTCCGGCCCGAGGACGAGCCTCTGGAGTTCGACCTGGAGAAAACACTCCAGCGCAATGTCTCTTCCGTGGACGCGGTGACGAAGGTGGACCTCCTGCCTTCCTCGCTGGACCTCATCGACGTCCAGGACCGCCTGGCGTCCATGCCCAGGGGGCGTTTCCACGCCAACAACCCCACCGATCTCCTGCGCAAGGCGATCCGGAAGATCATTGATGACTATGACTACGTGCTCGTCGACTGCCCTCCCAACCTCGGCATCGTCACTTTGAACGGTCTACGCATCTCCGAGGGATACATCATCCCGACCATTCCCGACGTCCTGTCCACCTACGGCATCCCCCAGATCCAGCGGCGGGTGCGGGCCTTCGCGGACGACCTGGGGGAGACCATCAAGGAGATCGGCATCGTCATCACGAAATACAAGGCCAATTCGACGGTCCACTGGAACACCGTCAGGCGACTTCAGGGCGACAAGAAGCTCCCCGCCGTGCTGCCGACCTTCATCCCCGAGAAGAACGACATCGCCGGTTCGGCGGAGTTCGTCGGTCGCGGTACCCTGCGGCAGAAGTACGGCTACCAGGGCGGGTTCGACGCTTTCCGTGGCATGACGCAGGAGTTCATCGAACTGGTCGAGGAGAAGGCGTGA
- a CDS encoding UvrD-helicase domain-containing protein, producing the protein MPQIAITNTFWEGVDRLDKPARARVHKAMAKFQQLTVPQLHADKGLHLESVVSSRDPRMRTIRVDDGLRIVLLAPDDGSDVFVFVHVVPHDKAYSWARRRLYTVNSVTRCLEVRDLTAMEQITPLFAQEAAAAPQLLFAPWSDTVLRHLGVDDVTLRAARTVTGKAQLEAFGSLMPEDQYEALWLLAEGLDPDDIYRDLVAVRQKTTVAESTAAKDTAGDDLAAAVTRTRSRIALVTGPDELADILTKPFAAWRIFLHPTQRRIAYRPGYAGPAQITGGPGTGKTVVALHRVKHLLDRAPDTRVLLTTYTGALARSLQSSLALLLDHDPALLARVDVTTVDAVAHRVVRQLRGNPGTALGDRDERTRWQRVARRLELSWNEAFLSQEYRHVVLAQDLRSEEEYLACERRGRGSALGQTQRRRVWQAVTLFEDGLTRDRAHTWLQVCAEATRLLRDKPGAGPAYDHVVVDEAQDLHPAQWRLLRVLAAEGPDDLFVTGDPHQRIYDARVSLRSLGISVAGRSGRLRVNYRSTEEILRWARGLLDSEPVADLTGDAPDTLTGYRSLLHGAQPVCEGHGSEKEEADAVVRRVRDWMDAGVAPSDIAVCARFNTLAGKLGDRLAAAGIPVVRVRDGEPESAVGVRVSTLHSMKGLEYRCVAVAGVTRSAFPFAPAVTPAEVDRIQHTTDLAAERCLLFVACTRAREALYVSYSGRASEFLAA; encoded by the coding sequence ATGCCGCAGATCGCGATCACCAACACGTTCTGGGAGGGCGTCGACCGGCTGGACAAACCGGCCCGCGCCCGCGTTCACAAGGCGATGGCCAAGTTCCAGCAGTTGACGGTCCCGCAACTCCACGCGGACAAGGGGCTGCACCTGGAGTCGGTGGTCAGCTCGCGTGACCCGCGGATGCGGACCATCCGCGTCGACGACGGGCTGCGGATCGTGCTGCTCGCGCCCGACGACGGCAGCGACGTCTTCGTCTTCGTCCACGTCGTCCCCCACGACAAGGCCTACTCCTGGGCCCGCCGACGGCTCTACACGGTGAACTCCGTGACCCGCTGCCTCGAAGTACGCGACCTGACCGCCATGGAGCAGATCACCCCGCTCTTCGCTCAGGAGGCCGCCGCGGCCCCCCAACTCCTGTTCGCCCCCTGGTCGGACACCGTCCTGCGACACCTCGGCGTCGACGACGTCACCCTGCGCGCCGCACGCACCGTCACGGGCAAGGCGCAGTTGGAGGCGTTCGGGTCGCTGATGCCGGAGGACCAGTACGAGGCGCTGTGGCTGCTCGCCGAGGGCCTCGACCCCGACGACATCTACCGGGACCTCGTCGCCGTACGCCAGAAGACGACCGTCGCCGAGAGCACGGCGGCGAAGGACACCGCCGGGGACGACCTGGCCGCCGCCGTCACCCGCACCCGCAGCCGCATCGCGCTTGTCACCGGCCCCGACGAACTCGCCGACATCCTGACCAAGCCCTTCGCCGCCTGGCGGATCTTCCTCCACCCCACCCAGCGGCGCATCGCCTACCGGCCCGGCTATGCCGGTCCCGCCCAGATCACCGGCGGCCCCGGCACCGGAAAGACGGTCGTCGCCCTGCACCGGGTCAAGCACCTCCTGGACCGGGCACCCGACACGCGCGTTCTCCTCACCACCTACACCGGAGCCCTGGCCCGCTCCCTGCAGAGCAGCCTCGCCCTGCTGCTCGACCACGACCCGGCGCTGCTCGCCCGTGTCGACGTCACCACCGTCGACGCCGTCGCCCACCGCGTCGTACGGCAACTGCGCGGCAACCCGGGGACCGCGCTCGGCGACCGGGACGAGCGCACCCGTTGGCAGCGCGTGGCCCGCCGCCTCGAACTGTCGTGGAACGAGGCGTTCCTGTCCCAGGAGTACCGGCACGTGGTCCTCGCCCAGGACCTGCGGAGCGAGGAGGAGTACCTGGCGTGCGAACGGCGTGGACGCGGCAGCGCGCTCGGGCAGACCCAGCGGCGGCGCGTCTGGCAGGCCGTGACCCTGTTCGAGGACGGCCTGACCCGTGACCGGGCGCACACCTGGCTCCAGGTCTGCGCCGAGGCCACCCGGCTGCTGCGCGACAAGCCGGGTGCGGGACCGGCGTACGACCATGTCGTCGTGGACGAGGCGCAGGACCTGCACCCGGCGCAATGGCGCCTGCTGCGCGTCCTGGCGGCCGAAGGCCCCGACGACCTGTTCGTCACCGGCGACCCGCACCAGCGGATCTACGACGCCCGGGTCTCGCTGCGCTCCCTCGGCATCTCCGTCGCGGGACGCAGCGGACGACTGCGCGTCAACTACCGCTCCACCGAGGAGATCCTGCGCTGGGCCCGCGGCCTGCTCGACAGCGAACCCGTCGCCGACCTGACCGGCGACGCCCCCGACACCCTCACCGGATACCGCTCCCTGCTGCACGGCGCACAGCCCGTGTGCGAGGGGCACGGGAGTGAGAAGGAGGAGGCCGACGCGGTCGTGCGCCGAGTGCGCGACTGGATGGATGCCGGGGTCGCGCCCTCGGACATCGCCGTCTGCGCCCGCTTCAACACCCTCGCGGGCAAGCTCGGCGACCGCCTCGCCGCGGCCGGCATCCCCGTGGTGCGGGTGCGGGACGGGGAACCGGAGAGCGCGGTCGGGGTACGGGTGTCGACGCTGCACAGCATGAAGGGCCTGGAGTACCGGTGCGTCGCCGTCGCCGGGGTCACCCGCTCCGCCTTCCCGTTCGCGCCGGCCGTCACCCCGGCCGAGGTGGACCGCATCCAGCACACCACCGACCTGGCCGCCGAGCGATGCCTGCTGTTCGTCGCCTGCACGAGGGCGCGGGAGGCGCTGTATGTGTCGTACAGCGGTCGGGCCAGTGAGTTCCTCGCGGCGTGA
- a CDS encoding DUF397 domain-containing protein, whose translation MSTEQPAQLSWFKSSYSSGEGGECVEVAADGTAVRVRDSKELGGPQLAFARGAWAGFVADLGRDGF comes from the coding sequence ATGAGCACCGAACAGCCCGCACAGCTCAGTTGGTTCAAGAGCAGCTATAGCAGTGGCGAAGGCGGCGAGTGCGTCGAGGTCGCCGCCGACGGGACCGCCGTCCGCGTAAGGGACTCAAAAGAACTGGGCGGTCCGCAGCTCGCGTTCGCGCGGGGTGCGTGGGCCGGGTTCGTCGCAGACCTCGGGCGGGACGGGTTCTGA
- a CDS encoding sigma-70 family RNA polymerase sigma factor, protein MTTETEAGTPAVLHEALVTAAGPQRALTPVALRGLLVGVDTAVVAEVLGRVMAEGVALPPAAVAAFGLGGGSAAPAAPELPTTAEPLRDTQDERSVPAGPEPEPHRPPCFTLELQQDSRLDLSALTVQALGPGVPSASRPPLRAEKPYETPAGPTTALTVPPLPRPRPEPVAESPEEDASPRQAVGDSFTHYRKEISRFPLLSRQQETELAQAIEAGLLAREKLDEAGRKIAPKLRRELEQLVRLGELAFTDFAQANLRLVVSMATWYTGRGLDLMDLIQEGNLGLLHAIEKFDHLKGHKFSTYAVPWIRQAITRALADKGRTIRIPVHAYGTLAALRKAARELGHESPTDALPTVAARAGVTVDEAHVLLARVRRTLPLEDLTESVGDDALHEEADRSIHGPHWTEPDFYYGDLSPEEVRDLFSCLSERERQVMTLRLGLDDGPELTLDAIGAELNRTRERIRQIESKAMGKLRGQFDENRIRAARPVSDPSRAVPSDVDGHPSDVAVPPTEFASDAPCVHRKVYQPGIIVVGHQTIHVGLQWHAKTVTVLVADEWFRVVHDGREITTVRRQRTGVGKIHGAPD, encoded by the coding sequence ATGACGACGGAAACCGAGGCCGGGACGCCGGCCGTGCTGCATGAGGCGCTGGTGACTGCCGCGGGGCCACAGCGAGCCCTGACCCCGGTGGCCTTGCGGGGACTGCTGGTCGGCGTGGATACCGCGGTGGTGGCCGAGGTGCTGGGCCGGGTGATGGCGGAGGGGGTCGCACTGCCTCCGGCCGCGGTGGCCGCGTTCGGTCTGGGAGGCGGTTCGGCGGCCCCGGCCGCGCCAGAGCTTCCCACGACGGCCGAGCCGTTGCGCGACACCCAGGATGAACGCAGCGTTCCGGCGGGGCCGGAGCCGGAACCACACCGACCACCGTGCTTCACCCTTGAGCTGCAGCAGGACAGCAGGCTGGACCTTTCCGCGTTGACCGTGCAAGCGCTCGGTCCCGGCGTTCCCTCCGCGTCCCGGCCGCCCCTGCGGGCCGAGAAGCCGTACGAGACGCCCGCCGGTCCTACCACCGCACTCACCGTGCCGCCTTTGCCACGCCCCCGCCCCGAGCCCGTCGCCGAGTCCCCGGAGGAGGACGCTTCCCCACGTCAGGCCGTGGGCGACTCTTTCACGCACTACCGCAAGGAGATCAGCAGGTTCCCGCTGCTCTCCCGGCAACAGGAGACGGAACTGGCCCAGGCCATCGAGGCGGGACTGCTGGCTCGCGAGAAGTTGGACGAGGCTGGCCGGAAGATCGCTCCTAAGCTGCGGCGTGAGCTGGAACAGCTGGTCCGGCTCGGGGAACTGGCGTTCACGGACTTCGCCCAGGCGAACCTCCGGCTGGTGGTCAGCATGGCCACCTGGTACACAGGCCGCGGGCTGGACCTCATGGATCTGATCCAGGAGGGCAACCTCGGTCTGCTGCACGCGATCGAGAAGTTCGACCACCTCAAGGGGCACAAGTTCTCGACGTATGCCGTCCCGTGGATCCGACAGGCGATCACAAGGGCCCTGGCGGACAAAGGCCGCACGATTCGGATCCCCGTCCACGCGTACGGAACCCTGGCCGCGCTACGGAAGGCGGCACGGGAGTTGGGGCACGAGTCACCCACCGACGCTCTCCCCACGGTGGCCGCCCGCGCGGGTGTCACCGTTGACGAGGCGCACGTTCTACTGGCCCGGGTCCGCCGAACACTCCCCCTGGAAGACCTGACCGAGTCCGTCGGTGACGACGCCTTGCACGAGGAAGCGGACCGGAGCATTCACGGACCGCACTGGACCGAACCAGACTTCTACTACGGTGACCTGTCCCCGGAAGAAGTCCGTGATCTGTTCAGCTGCCTCTCTGAAAGAGAGCGCCAGGTGATGACCCTCCGGCTCGGACTCGACGACGGCCCCGAGCTCACCCTCGACGCAATCGGAGCGGAGCTGAACCGCACCCGGGAACGGATCCGCCAGATCGAGTCCAAGGCCATGGGCAAGCTGCGGGGGCAGTTCGACGAGAACCGCATCCGCGCCGCCCGTCCGGTCAGCGACCCGTCGCGCGCCGTACCGAGCGACGTGGACGGGCATCCCAGCGACGTGGCCGTGCCTCCCACCGAGTTCGCTTCCGACGCCCCCTGTGTGCATCGAAAGGTCTACCAGCCCGGGATCATCGTGGTCGGCCATCAGACGATCCACGTGGGCCTGCAGTGGCACGCGAAAACCGTCACCGTCCTGGTGGCGGACGAGTGGTTCCGAGTGGTGCACGACGGGCGCGAGATCACGACTGTCCGTCGCCAACGCACGGGAGTCGGCAAGATCCATGGGGCTCCGGACTGA